In a single window of the Phycisphaerales bacterium genome:
- a CDS encoding DoxX family protein, with protein sequence MSQSSGLPRGIAWAHQPDAGWLLIRVMVGVVGVFHGAQKLFGWFDGPGISGFTDALTALEVPFPALSAYLAGGAEFFGGVLLIVGLLTRLAALPFAFAMLVAVTQVHNKAFDARDSGMEYALTLLVVLVAIVLAGPGRFSLDALVRGGTVPRFQADRASV encoded by the coding sequence ATGTCTCAAAGCTCTGGTTTGCCCCGCGGAATAGCGTGGGCACACCAACCCGATGCGGGCTGGCTCCTCATTCGAGTGATGGTGGGAGTCGTCGGTGTGTTCCACGGCGCGCAGAAGCTCTTCGGCTGGTTCGACGGACCGGGCATCTCGGGCTTCACCGACGCACTCACCGCTCTTGAGGTGCCCTTTCCGGCGCTCAGTGCGTATCTCGCCGGTGGGGCGGAGTTCTTCGGCGGTGTACTGCTGATCGTGGGCCTGCTTACGCGACTGGCGGCACTGCCCTTCGCATTCGCCATGCTGGTCGCGGTCACGCAGGTTCACAACAAGGCCTTCGACGCCCGGGACAGCGGGATGGAGTATGCGCTTACGCTGCTGGTTGTGCTTGTGGCGATCGTACTGGCGGGTCCGGGAAGATTCTCTCTGGATGCACTGGTTCGGGGCGGAACCGTCCCAAGATTTCAGGCCGACCGGGCTTCCGTTTAG
- a CDS encoding winged helix-turn-helix transcriptional regulator → MATLAAELGKRRPFDLPEEEAYLSIVRTGVVLQCQHARLFRAYDLTPASYNILRILRGAGAEGRCASEIASQVVTEVPDMTRLVDRLENLGLLERHREDIDRRKIRIRISEKGLTTLAELDAPVRDLLRQQFAGVAADDQQRLIGQLAALRNAVRTRTTDSSTRKANSDHPRSTS, encoded by the coding sequence ATGGCCACACTTGCAGCAGAACTCGGTAAGCGCCGCCCTTTTGACCTCCCGGAAGAGGAGGCCTATCTCAGCATCGTACGAACAGGCGTGGTCCTACAGTGCCAGCATGCCCGACTGTTCCGCGCATACGATCTGACACCCGCAAGCTACAACATTCTCCGCATCCTCCGCGGGGCCGGAGCAGAAGGCCGCTGCGCGTCGGAAATCGCTTCGCAGGTAGTTACCGAAGTGCCGGATATGACCCGCCTTGTGGATCGACTGGAAAACCTCGGACTGCTCGAACGCCACCGCGAGGACATCGATCGTCGCAAAATCCGGATCCGTATCAGCGAAAAGGGCCTAACGACACTGGCGGAGCTGGATGCACCTGTACGAGATCTGTTGAGGCAGCAGTTCGCCGGTGTGGCCGCGGACGACCAACAGCGCCTTATCGGGCAACTGGCTGCCTTGCGCAACGCAGTCCGCACCCGGACCACCGACTCATCCACGCGGAAAGCCAATTCCGATCATCCGCGCAGTACTTCGTGA